The following coding sequences lie in one Helicoverpa zea isolate HzStark_Cry1AcR chromosome 14, ilHelZeax1.1, whole genome shotgun sequence genomic window:
- the LOC124636267 gene encoding probable 4-coumarate--CoA ligase 1: MSNLKVLRGNLARQIFNSFAGAKNAKKSNRELLSYSRLLSRSLATQTATAVDNKFLSSPWGEIQVGKETLTDFVFSDIESWADAPSVTCGASGRSYDYGMMRMMIERCAGALAGPLKLAHGDRIGLILPNIPEFVVLIHGAMRAGLVVTFANPLYTADEVKRQFNDCNVKAIATIEMFMPVAQEVAKALKDYKGTIWVGGEDDKSQGVYGLRSLLMADHQADLPTVNAEEVCLIPYSSGTTGMPKGVMLTHQNLVSNLKQTQCPKMMKYEGEKGKGDVLLTVPPFFHIYGFNGILNYNLKLGYHVVTMPRFTPDDYIKCLVEYQPTTLFVVPSLLAFLATHPSVKKEHLQWVETIMVGAAPTTDSMLEKFLLKCEKTKDQIKLLQGYGMTESSPVTLMTPYSYPYSKVGSVGQLVPSTQARVVSLTTGEMLGPHKSGELWLRGPQVMKGYWNNEKATKETVDSDGWLHTGDVAYYDDEFYFYIVDRTKELIKVKGNQVSPTELENIIMERPEVADVAVVGVPDPLAGEVPKAFVVLKPKQKLTEKDITDLVAQKLTRYKHLDGGVVFLESIPRNAAGKIMRNELKVLGIKKR; this comes from the exons ATGTCCAATTTGAAAGTTTTGCGCGGGAATCTAGCGCGGCAAATTTTTAACTCGTTCGCTGGTGCCAAAAATGCTAAAAAATCTAATAGAGAACTGTTGTCATACAGTCGTCTTTTGAGTAGAAGTTTAGCTACTCAAACAGCAACAGCAGTGGACAATAAATTTTTAAGTTCTCCATGGGGTGAAATACAAGTCGGGAAGGAAACCTTGACTGATTTTGTGTTTTCGGATATCGAATCATGGGCAGATGCGCCTTCAGTG ACATGCGGCGCTTCGGGACGTTCGTACGACTACGGGATGATGCGTATGATGATCGAGAGGTGCGCGGGCGCTCTCGCCGGCCCACTGAAACTGGCTCACGGAGACAGGATCGGCCTGATCCTGCCTAACATTCCCGAGTTCGTCGTGCTCATTCACGGGGCTATGAGAGCGGGCCTAGTTGTGACCTTTGCGAACCCCCTCTACACAGCTG ATGAGGTGAAACGCCAGTTCAACGACTGCAATGTGAAGGCCATAGCTACCATTGAAATGTTCATGCCGGTAGCACAGGAGGTGGCTAAGGCCCTCAAGGATTACAAAGGCACCATCTGGGTTGGGGGAGAGGACGATAAGAGCCAAG gCGTATACGGCCTCCGATCATTGCTAATGGCTGACCACCAGGCGGATCTGCCAACTGTGAACGCTGAAGAGGTCTGCCTGATCCCGTACTCTAGCGGCACCACAGGAATGCCGAAAGGCGTGATGCTGACACATCAAAACCTCGTAAGCAACCTGAAGCAAACGCAGTGCCCGAAGATGATGAAGTACGAAGGAGAAAAAG GCAAAGGCGATGTGCTTCTAACGGTACCACCATTCTTCCACATCTATGGCTTTAACGGAATCCTGAATTACAACCTCAAGCTCGGTTACCACGTTGTCACAATGCCAAG ATTTACGCCGGACGACTACATTAAATGTTTAGTAGAATATCAGCCGACGACGTTGTTCGTCGTGCCGTCTCTTCTAGCCTTCTTGGCTACCCATCCGTCTGTGAAGAAAGAACATCTGCAATGGGTCGAGACCATCATGGTGGGCGCTGCACCGACTACTGACAGCATGCTGGAGAAGTTCTTGTTGAAATGCGAAAAAACTAAGgaccaaattaaattattgcaaG GTTACGGCATGACGGAGAGTTCTCCCGTGACCCTAATGACACCGTACTCGTACCCGTACAGCAAAGTGGGGTCGGTAGGACAGTTGGTGCCGAGCACACAGGCTCGCGTGGTGTCACTGACCACGGGAGAGATGCTCGGACCTCACAAGTCTGGAGAACTGTGGTTGAGAGGACCGCAA GTCATGAAAGGATACTGGAACAACGAGAAGGCGACAAAAGAAACAGTAGACAGCGACGGCTGGCTGCATACGGGCGACGTTGCATACTACGACGACGAATTCTATTTCTACATAGTTGACCGCACCAAAGAACTCATTAAGGTTAAGGGCAATCAG GTATCACCGACAgaattagaaaatataattatggagCGTCCAGAAGTAGCAGATGTCGCCGTAGTCGGAGTTCCTGACCCGTTGGCGGGAGAAGTCCCCAAAGCGTTCGTAGTTCTCAAGCCCAAACAGAAGCTCACGGAGAAAGATATCACCGACTTGGTCGCACAGAAGCTCACTAGATATAAGCACCTTGACGGAGGCGTCGTATTTTTAGAATCAATCCCAAGGAACGCGGCCGGTAAAATCATGAGAAATGAACTCAAAGTTCTTGGCATTAAGAAACGCTAG
- the LOC124636266 gene encoding ATP-binding cassette sub-family B member 10, mitochondrial: protein MLQRLIYNSFELKISRKNTQFLFNIPTRAPLCQQCGSRLYSRYKVPVVRNYYERTFHNRHGLFNYKLRCYTTQVDAQKKNEHIESVKEKNPLETTKKINVKLKTSELKRLFTLAEPEKWTLAGAIGFLIISSSVTMAIPFSLGQVLDIIYSSTSDLASAREKLDTLCLMLCGVFLVGGLCNFGRVYLMSISGQRMTQSLRRQVYGAIMRQEAAWFGKTSTGELVNRLSADTQLVGRNLSQNVSDGLRSLFMVGAGTGMMFYMSPSLALVGLCVVPPVSMLAVIYGRFVRGITRQLQDSLAEASELAEEKISNIKTVKAFSKEEAECETYGQRIENLLKLAYKESLAVGSFYGMTGLAGNTIIILVLYYGGGMVAAEQLTVGNLTSFLLYAAYVGISIGGLSSFYTELNKGVGAATRLWDIIDRVPAIPVSGGLRPEQKPKGELILENVFYSYVDAPLLKGVNLHLLPGKSIALVGRSGCGKSTIASLIMRLYDPDKGRILLDGVDIRELDPVWLRSHIGFVSQEPVLFSGTIKENILYGALDEDLKEEAEPSWMVAARTAHLSEIVVGSHEGFNRQVGARGGQLSGGQKQRVAIARAIVKNPRILILDEATSALDAYSEFLVDKALKEISKDRTVLTIAHRLSTIQSADEVAVMENGVIVEKGPYPELIMKPGGFFKELINHQTFVKKKREQHDAQKN, encoded by the exons atgttacaaCGATTAATTTACAATAGTTTTGAACTAAAAATATCTCGGAAAAATACACAGTTTCTGTTCAATATTCCGACCAGAGCTCCTTTGTGTCAGCAGTGTGGATCCAGGTTATACTCTCGGTATAAGGTGCCAGTTGTACGAAATTATTATGAAAGAACCTTCCATAACAGACATGGATTATTCAATTATAAGTTGCGGTGCTACACAACTCAAGTGGACGCTCAGAAGAAGAACGAACATATTGAGAgtgtgaaagaaaaaaatccATTAGAAACTACGAAAAAGATCAATGTCAAATTAAAGACATCAGAACTGAAACGTTTATTTACATTAGCAGAACCAGAAAAATGGACTCTTGCTG GTGCTATTGGCTTCCTTATAATATCATCTAGTGTTACTATGGCTATTCCGTTTTCACTGGGTCAAGTGCTGGACATCATATACAGCAGTACAAGTGACCTGGCTTCAGCCCGTGAGAAGCTTGACACTTTGTGTCTGATGCTTTGTGGAGTGTTCCTTGTGGGAGGCCTCTGTAACTTTGGCAGGGTATATCTAATGTCCATATCAG GTCAAAGAATGACCCAGTCACTAAGAAGACAAGTATACGGAGCAATAATGCGCCAAGAAGCTGCTTGGTTTGGTAAAACATCAACTGGAGAGCTAGTCAACAGGTTGTCGGCAGACACACAGCTGGTTGGCCGAAACCTCAGTCAGAATGTCAGTGATGGTTTACGCTCACTGTTCATGGTTGGAGCTGGCACAGGCATGATG ttcTACATGTCTCCGTCGCTGGCTCTGGTTGGGCTATGCGTGGTCCCACCTGTGTCAATGCTGGCCGTCATATACGGAAGATTTGTGCGAGGCATCACGAGGCAACTGCAGGATTCTCTGGCTGAAGCTAGTGAG TTGGCCGAAGAAAAGATTTCAAACATAAAGACTGTGAAAGCATTTAGTAAGGAAGAGGCCGAGTGTGAAACTTATGGACAACGAATTGAGAACTTACTCAAATTGGCTTATAAAGAGTCTTTGGCCGTCGGTAGTTTCTACGGGATG ACGGGACTCGCAGGGAACACTATAATTATCCTGGTTCTATACTACGGAGGTGGTATGGTTGCCGCCGAACAGCTGACTGTTGGCAATCTGACGTCATTCCTTCTGTATGCTGCTTATGTGGGCATCAGTATAGGAGGACTTAGCAGCTTTTATACGGAACTGAACAAAGGAGTGGGAGCAGCTACCAGACTTTGGGATATTATCGATAGAGTTCCTGCTATTCCTGTTTCAG GGGGTTTAAGACCAGAACAGAAACCCAAAGGCGAATTAATATTAGAGAACGTATTTTATTCCTACGTCGACGCTCCACTATTGAAAGGAGTGAACCTACACCTTTTGCCCGGAAAGTCGATTGCTCTAGTCGGGAGATCCGGTTGTGGTAAAAGTACTATAGCGTCGCTTATAATGAGGTTATATGACCCGGATAAGGGCAGAATATTACTGGATGGGGTGGATATAAGAGAACTGGACCCTGTATGGCTGAGGAGTCACATTGGTTTTGTTAGTCAG GAACCGGTATTATTCAGCGGGACAATTAAGGAGAATATATTATATGGCGCTTTGGATGAGGATCTTAAAGAAGAG GCAGAGCCGTCTTGGATGGTAGCGGCAAGAACTGCGCATTTGAGTGAAATAGTGGTGGGCTCGCACGAAGGGTTCAACCGACAGGTCGGCGCGAGAGGCGGCCAGCTAAGCGGCGGTCAGAAGCAGAGAGTTGCTATAGCACGGGCTATTGTTAAG AACCCGAGAATTCTTATCTTAGATGAAGCTACCTCAGCCTTAGATGCTTACTCCGAATTCTTGGTCGACAAAGCCTTGAAGGAGATCAGCAAAGATAGAACTGTTCTCACCATAGCTCATAGACTGAGCACCATACAGTCCGCAGACGAAGTTGCAGTCATGGAAAACGGAGTTATCGTAGAAAAAGGCCCCTACCCAGAACTTATTATGAAACCAGGCGGCTTCTTCAAGGAACTCATCAACCATCAAACGTTCGTCAAGAAGAAACGAGAACAACATGATGCTCAAAAGAATTAA